GTGGCAACTGGCAAGCAGGCCTATGCCTTCCGGGATGGTCTTGAAAATGTGGAAGGTGGACAGGTGATTGTGGCCCTTAAGATGTGGAAGGTCTGCAAGAGTTGGAGTAAGTGTAGTTTCTGTGGCTAGTTTTAAATATGATAGTGGACTAAAACGTTTACTAAAAGCATTTACATTAATACAGATTTATTTGAGGCTCCTGATCTATGGCTTCAGACCGAAGGTGGACTTTCAGACTTCAGGTTCAATCCGCGTTTGACCGAGGTTGAGGACTTCAGGCAGTCTCTACTGAACAGCGACCCTTATGTTCAAAAATATGGGATTGAAGGTCTTGTGTAAATTGTTGTTTCAACTTGTTTCACTTAATCTCACTTGTTTGAACTTTTGGTTTCACTCAATCTAACTTAATCCTCTGTTCGACTTTTTCGTATAAATAGGTCAGATATTGACTCGATATTGTGTTAGTTTCACTTTCTCAATTGTCTaacatactaaaaataaaaaataatacacTTTTTCGATAGATCAAACAAATTCCAAACAACATGGTTGTTCAACTTCGcataacttaaaaaaacataGCTTAGCAATAACAGTTAGTTCTAGGAATTGGAATTCTCTTAGGAATTTCAATTACTTTTTGTACATCATAATTCCTAGAACTAAAACGATGGTAAGAAGAACACAACCTCCTGATATCTTTATCATGGGCATCTTTTTGGGACCTTCGCGGATATCTCCTTCGTTCCTTATTGTTGCTTTGAGACTCTGAACTTCTTCTTCGAGTATTCGAACTTGGTAGTCCAGCTGCTGTATCTCATCGGTGAAGGCTTCGTCAACCCATTTGAAGACATGATTGTCGTTCTCGAgctacatgattttttttaaaaaacgagTTAGCGTGATTCATAAGCGTTCCATATGTAAACAACAAACGGATGTACCCTCTGTGAAGCCGCAAAGAGACACCGATAATACCGGCGATATGGGTTTGGATTGCTTTTGGAGATGAGCTCGGTGACGCCCACCCCGCACCAACACCCAGTAGGTATCCCCGGAGTTCGTACCCGTCTCCGACCATCGGTCGTGGATGATGAAGCGGCGGACATCTAGGTTTTTGGGAGGAGAGGGAGTGAGGTCGAGGAGAGAGATttaggaaagagagagaaaatgaagatagcaaatggggaaaACCTAAAAAATGGGTGTTTAATACTTCGATTGAACGATTCTGGGGTTTTAGTAAATTGGGAAGAGGGAAATTAGAAATTCGAAAAGCTGAGCGGGAAAATTAATCCCAGGGTTTTTTCTGTTGTAAGTTTCACCAAGTACTCAGTTTTACAGAAAGCGTCAAAGTTgcactttttaattatttctatttatctTAGTTATACTCTACTTAAATTAATGATTTGGTGGTTACACCAATGCAATTATGTTTCCTAAGTTCATTTCCCATACGATCACGTACATATAAACTTGATTTCGTGCCATAGAGTTATCAAATCTAACTCAGTCAGTTTCAGCGATAAAGCTATGACAACACATTGTATTTCCTATACAATTGCTACGAGCAATGAGAtggaattttaataattttaataattctt
The sequence above is drawn from the Raphanus sativus cultivar WK10039 unplaced genomic scaffold, ASM80110v3 Scaffold3190, whole genome shotgun sequence genome and encodes:
- the LOC130506393 gene encoding uncharacterized protein LOC130506393 translates to MIDPLNNRLFMDFKNIHAIPHMSHKERNYPIDTIGVVFNTEARFDDPARPRMIFYIRDNIDSQIKCVATGKQAYAFRDGLENVEGGQVIVALKMWKVCKSWNLFEAPDLWLQTEGGLSDFRFNPRLTEVEDFRQSLLNSDPYVQKYGIEGLV
- the LOC130506391 gene encoding uncharacterized protein At4g04775-like; translation: MSAASSSTTDGRRRVRTPGIPTGCWCGVGVTELISKSNPNPYRRYYRCLFAASQRLENDNHVFKWVDEAFTDEIQQLDYQVRILEEEVQSLKATIRNEGDIREGPKKMPMIKISGGCVLLTIVLVLGIMMYKK